A genomic window from Chitinophaga pollutisoli includes:
- a CDS encoding efflux RND transporter periplasmic adaptor subunit — protein sequence MERRHFLRSIAVAAAAPAVLLAACGETAEKTAGAQQTFTCPMHPQVIQNSPGACPICAMDLVPFDKNSTSASLQLMDNQVQLANITTATAGAGMLTQTRSLNARLMPDPQRTGIISARIAGRIDKLHIRETGVRIQKGQALYAIYSENLATLQSEYLLAAAQTRRFPEDARFRQIAEGAKTKLERYGQNTTDIAQLEKEGMPRPLVTYHAEQGGLVTELSVTEGQYVSEGGTLLQVEDYSRLWVEADIYPSEAALLKEGQTLQVTVPGWENEPLRMQAEFVYPAIQTGKQTLQLRGSIANPDARWQPGMAATVLLPVASRSESLQVPIDAVIRDGASAHIWIEKPKNTFTPRKVRTGLENNRSVEITEGLAEGEKVVVTGAYLLYSEFVLKRGKQPV from the coding sequence ATGGAAAGAAGACATTTTCTCAGGTCCATCGCCGTAGCGGCTGCAGCGCCAGCGGTATTGCTCGCCGCATGTGGGGAAACGGCAGAAAAAACAGCCGGCGCGCAGCAGACTTTCACCTGCCCCATGCACCCGCAGGTTATCCAGAACTCGCCGGGCGCCTGCCCCATTTGCGCAATGGACCTGGTGCCGTTCGATAAAAACAGCACCAGCGCCTCCCTCCAGCTGATGGACAATCAGGTGCAACTCGCCAACATCACCACCGCCACCGCAGGCGCAGGCATGCTCACGCAAACGCGCAGCCTCAACGCGCGGCTCATGCCCGATCCTCAGCGCACGGGCATCATCAGCGCCCGGATCGCGGGGCGGATCGATAAATTGCATATCCGCGAAACGGGCGTCCGTATTCAAAAAGGACAAGCCCTGTACGCCATCTATTCCGAAAACCTCGCCACCCTGCAATCCGAATACCTGCTGGCCGCCGCGCAAACGCGACGGTTCCCGGAAGATGCGCGGTTCCGGCAGATCGCCGAAGGCGCCAAAACGAAGCTCGAACGCTACGGGCAAAACACTACAGATATCGCGCAGCTGGAAAAGGAAGGCATGCCCCGGCCATTGGTTACCTATCATGCGGAACAGGGCGGCCTGGTAACGGAATTGTCGGTCACTGAAGGGCAATACGTTTCTGAAGGCGGAACGCTACTGCAGGTGGAAGATTACAGCCGGTTGTGGGTGGAAGCAGATATTTATCCTTCCGAAGCCGCTTTGCTGAAAGAAGGCCAAACGTTGCAGGTAACGGTCCCGGGGTGGGAAAACGAGCCCCTGCGCATGCAGGCTGAATTCGTTTACCCCGCGATCCAGACCGGCAAGCAAACCCTCCAGCTCCGCGGCTCCATCGCCAACCCCGATGCGCGCTGGCAACCAGGAATGGCCGCCACCGTGCTGCTGCCCGTCGCTTCGCGCAGCGAATCCCTTCAGGTACCCATCGATGCCGTCATCCGCGACGGCGCCTCCGCGCACATCTGGATCGAAAAGCCAAAGAATACCTTCACACCGCGGAAAGTGAGGACAGGACTGGAAAACAACCGCTCCGTCGAAATCACGGAAGGCTTGGCGGAGGGCGAAAAAGTGGTGGTTACCGGGGCCTATTTGTTGTACAGCGAATTTGTCCTGAAGAGAGGAAAACAGCCCGTTTAA